The Punica granatum isolate Tunisia-2019 chromosome 4, ASM765513v2, whole genome shotgun sequence genome has a window encoding:
- the LOC116205780 gene encoding very-long-chain aldehyde decarbonylase GL1-9-like, producing MAFWDGYVSDEAMGTFAPIVVYWVYAGFYQLLPPMDNYRLHTRKEEDEKNSVPLAAVVKGVLLQQLVQATVAQGLFVLTSKANTSGISTQPSILVQILQFIVAMFVMDTWQYFVHRYMHQNKFLYRHIHSQHHRLVVPYAIGALYNHPLEGLLLDTFGGAISFLVSGMTARTAVYFFCFAVIKTVDDHCGLWLPGNIFHILFKNNTAYHDIHHQLQGLKYNYSQPFFSIWDRILGTHMPYDLVKRPEGGYEAKLIKSKD from the exons ATGGCCTTCTGGGATGGGTATGTGAGCGATGAAGCGATGGGCACATTCGCTCCAATAGTGGTCTACTGGGTCTATGCGGGATTCTATCAGCTTCTGCCTCCCATGGATAATTACAGGTTGCATACCaggaaggaggaggatgaAAAGAATTCCGTGCCTCTTGCGGCAGTAGTAAAGGGTGTTCTGCTTCAACAGCTTGTTCAGGCCACAGTTGCTCAGGGCCTTTTTGTG TTGACATCAAAAGCCAATACATCCGGGATCAGTACTCAACCCTCTATCCTGGTCCAGATCTTGCAGTTTATTGTTGCCATGTTTGTGATGGACACGTGGCAGTATTTCGTGCACCGATACATGCACCAGAACAAGTTCCTCTACCGCCATATCCACTCTCAGCACCACAGACTTGTTGTGCCATATGCCATAGGGGCCCTCTATAATCACCCTCTTGAGGGACTCCTACTCGATACGTTTGGCGGGGCCATTTCCTTCCTCGTCTCAGGAATGACTGCAAGAACTGCGGTTTATTTCTTCTGCTTCGCTGTGATAAAGACTGTCGATGATCATTGCGGGCTCTGGCTTCCTGGAAATATCTTCCACATTTTGTTTAAGAACAACACAGCATACCATGATATCCACCATCAGCTCCAAGGGCTTAAGTACAATTACTCCCAGCCTTTCTTCTCCATTTGGGACAGAATCTTGGGGACCCACATGCCTTACGACCTCGTGAAGCGGCCCGAAGGAGGGTACGAGGCAAAGCTCATTAAGTCGAAGGATTAG
- the LOC116204692 gene encoding tRNA pseudouridine(38/39) synthase isoform X1 — protein MSASIGSDLIRSLQSEIVSLHNRVKELEEENAKLSTRLSECCCEKTRSNSNSVANGGNSVYENGAQIRKSNKTKKKKEYIAGTIEHLPKRYVALRVLYFGQRFYGFASEAQLDPTVESELFKALEKTRLLVGDRKKSQYSRCGRTDKGVSAVGQVIALFLRSNLKETNENDNMPCEFGQRQDGEIDYVRVLNRALPKDIRVTGWCPVPVGFSARFSCLSREYKYFFWRDDLNISAMEHAGKKFIGEHDFRNFCKMDAANVHHYRRHISSFELIPCNKSFDGNQLWVIKVTGSAFLWHQVRCMVAVLFMVGQGLESPQILEFLLDTDRTQRKPQYAMASEIPLVLQSCQFEGLTFTCSSDAFQALRIHLENECRAYELQAAMYHEALLNLLPEHVFSDRTSLSSGTSKKVASHVPLISRPTEPSYEERRAKLNPRQEL, from the exons ATGTCAGCTTCGATCGGTTCCGATTTGATAAGAAGCCTGCAGTCGGAGATCGTCTCTCTCCACAACAGAGTCAAG GAACTGGAAGAGGAGAACGCTAAGCTCTCAACTCGACTCTCAGAATGTTGCTGTGAAAAG ACGAGAAGCAATTCGAATTCTGTTGCCAATGGGGGGAATTCGGTCTATGAGAATGGAGCACAGATCAGGAAGAGTAATAAgaccaagaagaagaaag AATATATTGCAGGGACCATCGAACACCTTCCCAAAAGATATGTTGCTTTGCGAGTCTTGTATTTTGGGCAGAG GTTTTATGGGTTTGCTTCTGAGGCACAATTGGATCCAACTGTTGAG TCAGAGCTTTTTAAAGCTCTTGAAAAAACGAGACTTCTAGTTGGTGACAGGAAGAAGTCACAGTACTCAAGATGTGGCAGAACAGACAAAGGAGTTTCTGCAGTTGGGCAA GTGATTGCCTTGTTTCTGAGATCAAACCTGAAGGaaacaaatgaaaatgatAATATGCCCTGTGAGTTTGGCCAGCGGCAAGATG GTGAAATTGATTATGTGAGAGTATTAAATCGAGCCTTACCAAAAGATATTCGAGTGACGGGCTGGTGTCCTGTTCCAGTTGGTTTCAGTGCCAG GTTTAGCTGCTTGAGCAGGGAGTACAAATATTTCTTTTGGAGGGATGATCTGAATATCTCG GCAATGGAGCATGCAGGAAAGAAATTTATTGGGGAGCATGACTTCAGAAACTTTTGCAAGATGGATGCAGCAAATGTTCACCATTACAGGCGTCATATTTCATCGTTTGAGCTTATACCTTGCAATAAGAG CTTCGATGGAAATCAGCTCTGGGTAATTAAAGTTACTGGTAGTGCGTTCCTGTGGCACCAAGTCCGCTGCATGGTTGCTGTGCTCTTTATGGTTGGTCAAGGCCTTGAATCCCCACAG ATATTAGAATTCTTACTCGACACTGACAGAACACAGAGAAAACCACAGTATGCCATGGCCTCAGAGATTCCTTTAGTTCTGCAATCTTGTCAATTCGAAGGCCTCACATTTACCTGTTCTTCAG ATGCTTTTCAAGCATTGCGTATACACTTAGAGAATGAATGTCGAGCCTATGAACTCCAAGCAGCAATGTACCATGAGGCTCTACTTAATTTGCTTCCTGAACATG TTTTTTCAGATCGGACTTCATTGAGCAGTGGAACCAGTAAAAAGGTTGCTTCACATGTTCCTCTCATCTCACGCCCTACAGAGC CATCTTATGAAGAACGGCGCGCTAAATTGAACCCGAGACAGGAACTCTGA
- the LOC116204693 gene encoding probable F-actin-capping protein subunit beta translates to MEAAMGLMRRMPPKHTETALSALLSLLPHHSSDLLAQVDQPLQVLCDVECGKEFILCEYNRDADSYRSPWSSKYHPPLEDGTQPSPELRKLEIEANETFAIYRDQYYEGGISSVYMWEDDNEGFVACFLIKKDGSKTGQGRRGYLEEGAWDAIHVIEVGPDEDGTAHYCLTSTVMLSLTTDNESSGTFSLSGSIRRQMNMDLSVADGHLCNMGRMIEEMESKLRNSLDQVYFGKTKEMVCILRPPAEVAPMRLPDS, encoded by the exons ATGGAAGCGGCCATGGGGTTGATGAGGCGGATGCCGCCGAAGCACACGGAGACGGCCCTCTCGGCTCTCCTCAGCCTCCTACCCCACCATTCCTCCGATCTCCTCGCCCAAGTCGATCAGCCTCTCCAG GTTTTATGCGACGTAGAATGTGGGAAGGAGTTTATTCTGTGTGAATACAATAGAGATGCTGACTCTTACAG ATCACCTTGGTCGAGTAAATACCATCCACCACTGGAGGATGGGACTCAGCCATCTCCAGAGTTGAGGAAACTTGAGATAGAGGCGAATGAAACCTTTGCAATATATCGTGACCA GTACTATGAAGGTGGCATTTCTTCGGTCTACATGTGGGAAGATGATAATGAAGGCTTTGTAGCTTGCTTTTTGATAAAGAAAg ATGGCTCAAAAACAGGGCAAGGTAGGAGAGGTTATCTTGAGGAGGGGGCATGGGATGCTATTCATGTGATTGAG GTGGGACCAGATGAGGATGGAACAGCTCATTACTGCTTAACCAGCACTGTCATGCTCTCTCTCACTACAGATAATGAGTCATCAGGCACATTTAGTTTGTCTGGATCAATTAGAAGACAG ATGAACATGGACCTCTCAGTTGCTGACGGGCATCTCTGTAACATGGGAAGGATGATAGAAGAAATGGAGAGTAAGCTGAGAAATTCATTGGATCAG GTCTACTTCGGTAAAACGAAAGAGATGGTCTGTATATTGCGACCACCAGCAGAGGTTGCACCAATGAGACTTCCTGATAGTTGA
- the LOC116204692 gene encoding tRNA pseudouridine(38/39) synthase isoform X2, producing the protein MSASIGSDLIRSLQSEIVSLHNRVKELEEENAKLSTRLSECCCEKTRSNSNSVANGGNSVYENGAQIRKSNKTKKKKEYIAGTIEHLPKRYVALRVLYFGQRFYGFASEAQLDPTVESELFKALEKTRLLVGDRKKSQYSRCGRTDKGVSAVGQVIALFLRSNLKETNENDNMPCEFGQRQDGEIDYVRVLNRALPKDIRVTGWCPVPVGFSARFSCLSREYKYFFWRDDLNISAMEHAGKKFIGEHDFRNFCKMDAANVHHYRRHISSFELIPCNKSFDGNQLWVIKVTGSAFLWHQVRCMVAVLFMVGQGLESPQILEFLLDTDRTQRKPQYAMASEIPLVLQSCQFEGLTFTCSSDAFQALRIHLENECRAYELQAAMYHEALLNLLPEHVFSDRTSLSSGTSKKVASHVPLISRPTELVLGGIAAELMGRN; encoded by the exons ATGTCAGCTTCGATCGGTTCCGATTTGATAAGAAGCCTGCAGTCGGAGATCGTCTCTCTCCACAACAGAGTCAAG GAACTGGAAGAGGAGAACGCTAAGCTCTCAACTCGACTCTCAGAATGTTGCTGTGAAAAG ACGAGAAGCAATTCGAATTCTGTTGCCAATGGGGGGAATTCGGTCTATGAGAATGGAGCACAGATCAGGAAGAGTAATAAgaccaagaagaagaaag AATATATTGCAGGGACCATCGAACACCTTCCCAAAAGATATGTTGCTTTGCGAGTCTTGTATTTTGGGCAGAG GTTTTATGGGTTTGCTTCTGAGGCACAATTGGATCCAACTGTTGAG TCAGAGCTTTTTAAAGCTCTTGAAAAAACGAGACTTCTAGTTGGTGACAGGAAGAAGTCACAGTACTCAAGATGTGGCAGAACAGACAAAGGAGTTTCTGCAGTTGGGCAA GTGATTGCCTTGTTTCTGAGATCAAACCTGAAGGaaacaaatgaaaatgatAATATGCCCTGTGAGTTTGGCCAGCGGCAAGATG GTGAAATTGATTATGTGAGAGTATTAAATCGAGCCTTACCAAAAGATATTCGAGTGACGGGCTGGTGTCCTGTTCCAGTTGGTTTCAGTGCCAG GTTTAGCTGCTTGAGCAGGGAGTACAAATATTTCTTTTGGAGGGATGATCTGAATATCTCG GCAATGGAGCATGCAGGAAAGAAATTTATTGGGGAGCATGACTTCAGAAACTTTTGCAAGATGGATGCAGCAAATGTTCACCATTACAGGCGTCATATTTCATCGTTTGAGCTTATACCTTGCAATAAGAG CTTCGATGGAAATCAGCTCTGGGTAATTAAAGTTACTGGTAGTGCGTTCCTGTGGCACCAAGTCCGCTGCATGGTTGCTGTGCTCTTTATGGTTGGTCAAGGCCTTGAATCCCCACAG ATATTAGAATTCTTACTCGACACTGACAGAACACAGAGAAAACCACAGTATGCCATGGCCTCAGAGATTCCTTTAGTTCTGCAATCTTGTCAATTCGAAGGCCTCACATTTACCTGTTCTTCAG ATGCTTTTCAAGCATTGCGTATACACTTAGAGAATGAATGTCGAGCCTATGAACTCCAAGCAGCAATGTACCATGAGGCTCTACTTAATTTGCTTCCTGAACATG TTTTTTCAGATCGGACTTCATTGAGCAGTGGAACCAGTAAAAAGGTTGCTTCACATGTTCCTCTCATCTCACGCCCTACAGAGC TAGTTTTGGGTGGGATCGCCGCGGAGTTGATGGGACGCAATTGA
- the LOC116204692 gene encoding tRNA pseudouridine(38/39) synthase isoform X4, giving the protein MSASIGSDLIRSLQSEIVSLHNRVKELEEENAKLSTRLSECCCEKTRSNSNSVANGGNSVYENGAQIRKSNKTKKKKGTIEHLPKRYVALRVLYFGQRFYGFASEAQLDPTVESELFKALEKTRLLVGDRKKSQYSRCGRTDKGVSAVGQVIALFLRSNLKETNENDNMPCEFGQRQDGEIDYVRVLNRALPKDIRVTGWCPVPVGFSARFSCLSREYKYFFWRDDLNISAMEHAGKKFIGEHDFRNFCKMDAANVHHYRRHISSFELIPCNKSFDGNQLWVIKVTGSAFLWHQVRCMVAVLFMVGQGLESPQILEFLLDTDRTQRKPQYAMASEIPLVLQSCQFEGLTFTCSSDAFQALRIHLENECRAYELQAAMYHEALLNLLPEHVFSDRTSLSSGTSKKVASHVPLISRPTEPSYEERRAKLNPRQEL; this is encoded by the exons ATGTCAGCTTCGATCGGTTCCGATTTGATAAGAAGCCTGCAGTCGGAGATCGTCTCTCTCCACAACAGAGTCAAG GAACTGGAAGAGGAGAACGCTAAGCTCTCAACTCGACTCTCAGAATGTTGCTGTGAAAAG ACGAGAAGCAATTCGAATTCTGTTGCCAATGGGGGGAATTCGGTCTATGAGAATGGAGCACAGATCAGGAAGAGTAATAAgaccaagaagaagaaag GGACCATCGAACACCTTCCCAAAAGATATGTTGCTTTGCGAGTCTTGTATTTTGGGCAGAG GTTTTATGGGTTTGCTTCTGAGGCACAATTGGATCCAACTGTTGAG TCAGAGCTTTTTAAAGCTCTTGAAAAAACGAGACTTCTAGTTGGTGACAGGAAGAAGTCACAGTACTCAAGATGTGGCAGAACAGACAAAGGAGTTTCTGCAGTTGGGCAA GTGATTGCCTTGTTTCTGAGATCAAACCTGAAGGaaacaaatgaaaatgatAATATGCCCTGTGAGTTTGGCCAGCGGCAAGATG GTGAAATTGATTATGTGAGAGTATTAAATCGAGCCTTACCAAAAGATATTCGAGTGACGGGCTGGTGTCCTGTTCCAGTTGGTTTCAGTGCCAG GTTTAGCTGCTTGAGCAGGGAGTACAAATATTTCTTTTGGAGGGATGATCTGAATATCTCG GCAATGGAGCATGCAGGAAAGAAATTTATTGGGGAGCATGACTTCAGAAACTTTTGCAAGATGGATGCAGCAAATGTTCACCATTACAGGCGTCATATTTCATCGTTTGAGCTTATACCTTGCAATAAGAG CTTCGATGGAAATCAGCTCTGGGTAATTAAAGTTACTGGTAGTGCGTTCCTGTGGCACCAAGTCCGCTGCATGGTTGCTGTGCTCTTTATGGTTGGTCAAGGCCTTGAATCCCCACAG ATATTAGAATTCTTACTCGACACTGACAGAACACAGAGAAAACCACAGTATGCCATGGCCTCAGAGATTCCTTTAGTTCTGCAATCTTGTCAATTCGAAGGCCTCACATTTACCTGTTCTTCAG ATGCTTTTCAAGCATTGCGTATACACTTAGAGAATGAATGTCGAGCCTATGAACTCCAAGCAGCAATGTACCATGAGGCTCTACTTAATTTGCTTCCTGAACATG TTTTTTCAGATCGGACTTCATTGAGCAGTGGAACCAGTAAAAAGGTTGCTTCACATGTTCCTCTCATCTCACGCCCTACAGAGC CATCTTATGAAGAACGGCGCGCTAAATTGAACCCGAGACAGGAACTCTGA
- the LOC116204692 gene encoding tRNA pseudouridine(38/39) synthase isoform X3 — MSASIGSDLIRSLQSEIVSLHNRVKELEEENAKLSTRLSECCCEKTRSNSNSVANGGNSVYENGAQIRKSNKTKKKKEYIAGTIEHLPKRYVALRVLYFGQRFYGFASEAQLDPTVESELFKALEKTRLLVGDRKKSQYSRCGRTDKGVSAVGQVIALFLRSNLKETNENDNMPCEFGQRQDGEIDYVRVLNRALPKDIRVTGWCPVPVGFSARFSCLSREYKYFFWRDDLNISAMEHAGKKFIGEHDFRNFCKMDAANVHHYRRHISSFELIPCNKSFDGNQLWVIKVTGSAFLWHQVRCMVAVLFMVGQGLESPQILEFLLDTDRTQRKPQYAMASEIPLVLQSCQFEGLTFTCSSDAFQALRIHLENECRAYELQAAMYHEALLNLLPEHDRTSLSSGTSKKVASHVPLISRPTEPSYEERRAKLNPRQEL; from the exons ATGTCAGCTTCGATCGGTTCCGATTTGATAAGAAGCCTGCAGTCGGAGATCGTCTCTCTCCACAACAGAGTCAAG GAACTGGAAGAGGAGAACGCTAAGCTCTCAACTCGACTCTCAGAATGTTGCTGTGAAAAG ACGAGAAGCAATTCGAATTCTGTTGCCAATGGGGGGAATTCGGTCTATGAGAATGGAGCACAGATCAGGAAGAGTAATAAgaccaagaagaagaaag AATATATTGCAGGGACCATCGAACACCTTCCCAAAAGATATGTTGCTTTGCGAGTCTTGTATTTTGGGCAGAG GTTTTATGGGTTTGCTTCTGAGGCACAATTGGATCCAACTGTTGAG TCAGAGCTTTTTAAAGCTCTTGAAAAAACGAGACTTCTAGTTGGTGACAGGAAGAAGTCACAGTACTCAAGATGTGGCAGAACAGACAAAGGAGTTTCTGCAGTTGGGCAA GTGATTGCCTTGTTTCTGAGATCAAACCTGAAGGaaacaaatgaaaatgatAATATGCCCTGTGAGTTTGGCCAGCGGCAAGATG GTGAAATTGATTATGTGAGAGTATTAAATCGAGCCTTACCAAAAGATATTCGAGTGACGGGCTGGTGTCCTGTTCCAGTTGGTTTCAGTGCCAG GTTTAGCTGCTTGAGCAGGGAGTACAAATATTTCTTTTGGAGGGATGATCTGAATATCTCG GCAATGGAGCATGCAGGAAAGAAATTTATTGGGGAGCATGACTTCAGAAACTTTTGCAAGATGGATGCAGCAAATGTTCACCATTACAGGCGTCATATTTCATCGTTTGAGCTTATACCTTGCAATAAGAG CTTCGATGGAAATCAGCTCTGGGTAATTAAAGTTACTGGTAGTGCGTTCCTGTGGCACCAAGTCCGCTGCATGGTTGCTGTGCTCTTTATGGTTGGTCAAGGCCTTGAATCCCCACAG ATATTAGAATTCTTACTCGACACTGACAGAACACAGAGAAAACCACAGTATGCCATGGCCTCAGAGATTCCTTTAGTTCTGCAATCTTGTCAATTCGAAGGCCTCACATTTACCTGTTCTTCAG ATGCTTTTCAAGCATTGCGTATACACTTAGAGAATGAATGTCGAGCCTATGAACTCCAAGCAGCAATGTACCATGAGGCTCTACTTAATTTGCTTCCTGAACATG ATCGGACTTCATTGAGCAGTGGAACCAGTAAAAAGGTTGCTTCACATGTTCCTCTCATCTCACGCCCTACAGAGC CATCTTATGAAGAACGGCGCGCTAAATTGAACCCGAGACAGGAACTCTGA
- the LOC116203242 gene encoding MA3 DOMAIN-CONTAINING TRANSLATION REGULATORY FACTOR 2: protein MESSDGSNENTQPIQLPLQSADPFSITPLKISLSRKSPKSPISPKSPRSPRSSKSPMSPESPRVQGKHKGSPLKNDRRSHSPRDGRPKKGGAGGKGTWGGLLDVDDNSTLDPDDPNYDSSKELNEDSNIKQDSFDFALYKKKATTLIQEYFSTGDVSSAADELRELAMPNYSYYFVKKLVSMAMDRPDNEKEMAAVLLSALYSDIIEPQQLYKGFRKLLESADDLIVDTPDTVDVLSLFVARAVVDDILPPSFLTKQMAYLPKDSKGFEVLKKAEKGYLGTPHHAEVIERRWASKNKSVENVKDKINNLLEEYITSGDRAEAFRCMKDLKVPFFHHEIVKRVLVMAIEKLQTEDLLFDLLKEVYEEGLINASQVSKGFERMIDSIEDLTLDVPNARGKLQHLIAKAASEGWLCASSLKSLSVGPKSQSLDESVARAFKAKAHSIIQEYFLSGDISEVISCLETDKSTYSSQLNAIFIKKLITLAMDRKNREKEMASVLLSSLCFPAEDIVSGFSMLIEAAEDTALDNPVVVEDLALFLARAVVDEALAPQHLDEVETRFMGSDPIGTKVLQMARSLLKARLSGERILRCWGGWGNNSPRWAVEDVKDKITRLLEEYESGGGAREARRCIKELGMPFFHHEVVKKALIIVIEKRSERMWVLLRECLESCLITPNQMIKGFGRVGECIDDLALDVPDAEKQFLNCIERAKAAGWLDSSFSYRKSAGMNDASEDATQT from the exons ATGGAGTCGAGTGATGGTTCAAACGAGAACACACAACCGATTCAATTGCCTTTGCAGAGTGCAGATCCTTTCTCTATTACCCCGCTGAAGATCTCCTTGTCTCGGAAATCTCCCAAGTCTCCAATATCTCCCAAGTCTCCGAGATCTCCCAGGTCCTCAAAGTCTCCAATGTCCCCGGAGTCCCCTAGAGTCCAAGGGAAACATAAAGGGAGTCCTCTTAAGAATGACCGCCGTTCACATTCTCCAAGGGATGGCCGCCCTAAGAAAG GAGGGGCAGGAGGGAAAGGAACTTGGGGTGGGTTACTCGACGTAGATGACAATTCCACGTTGGACCCTGATGACCCGAACTATGACAGCAGCAAGGAACTTAATGAGGATTCCAATATAAAACAAGACTCATTTGATTTCGCGTTGTACAAGAAAAAGGCCACAACACTGATCCAGGAATACTTCAGTACCGGTGATGTTTCTTCAGCAGCAGATGAGCTTAGAGAGCTCGCAATGCCGAACTACAGCTACTACTTCGTTAAGAAACTTGTCTCCATGGCCATGGACCGCCCCGATAATGAGAAGGAGATGGCCGCTGTTCTCTTGTCCGCCCTTTATTCTGATATAATTGAACCCCAGCAACTCTATAAAGGTTTCCGGAAGTTACTGGAATCAGCAGATGATTTGATCGTTGACACACCCGACACGGTTGATGTCCTGTCTCTCTTTGTGGCTCGGGCTGTGGTTGATGATATTCTCCCTCCCTCGTTTCTCACAAAACAGATGGCATACCTGCCAAAGGATTCGAAGGGTTTCGAGGTGCTGAAGAAGGCTGAGAAGGGTTACTTGGGGACCCCGCACCATGCTGAGGTTATCGAGCGGCGGTGGGCAAGCAAAAACAAGTCTGTCGAGAATGTGAAGGACAAGATCAACAATTTGCTCGAGGAATATATAACTAGTGGTGACAGGGCAGAGGCCTTTAGGTGCATGAAGGACTTGAAGGTCCCCTTCTTCCACCATGAGATTGTTAAGCGGGTCCTCGTGATGGCAATCGAGAAACTGCAGACCGAAGACCTGCTGTTCGATCTGCTAAAGGAGGTCTATGAAGAAGGTCTGATTAACGCGAGTCAGGTATCGAAGGGGTTTGAACGAATGATAGATAGTATTGAAGATTTAACTCTCGACGTGCCGAATGCACGTGGGAAACTGCAGCATTTGATTGCAAAGGCGGCATCAGAAGGCTGGCTATGTGCTTCATCCTTAAAATCACTCTCGGTGGGGCCGAAGAGTCAATCTCTTGATGAGAGTGTAGCAAGGGCTTTCAAGGCCAAGGCTCATTCGATAATACAGGAGTACTTCTTGTCCGGGGATATCTCTGAGGTAATAAGCTGCCTGGAGACGGATAAGTCGACCTACTCGAGCCAGCTTAATGCGATCTTCATCAAGAAGTTGATAACTCTGGCAATGGACCGGAAGAATCGGGAGAAGGAGATGGCTTCGGTTCTCCTGTCGTCTCTGTGCTTTCCTGCTGAGGATATAGTAAGCGGGTTCTCGATGCTGATAGAGGCTGCCGAGGACACAGCCCTGGACAACCCCGTTGTCGTGGAGGACCTGGCCCTGTTCTTGGCACGGGCTGTGGTCGATGAGGCTCTGGCCCCACAACACCTGGATGAAGTTGAGACTCGGTTCATGGGATCCGACCCTATCGGGACCAAGGTGCTCCAGATGGCTAGGTCCCTCCTCAAAGCCAGGCTATCAGGTGAGAGAATTCTAAGGTGCTGGGGTGGGTGGGGCAACAACAGCCCAAGGTGGGCAGTCGAGGACGTGAAGGACAAGATCACCAGGCTGCTGGAGGAGTATGAGTCGGGAGGTGGGGCCAGGGAGGCCCGTCGGTGCATAAAGGAACTCGGAATGCCCTTCTTCCACCACGAAGTCGTGAAGAAGGCCCTCATCATTGTGATTGAGAAGCGGAGTGAGAGGATGTGGGTGCTGCTGCGGGAGTGCTTGGAGTCCTGCCTCATAACCCCGAACCAGATGATCAAAGGGTTTGGGAGGGTCGGGGAGTGTATCGATGATTTGGCACTAGACGTGCCTGATGCCGAGAAGCAGTTCTTAAACTGCATCGAGAGGGCAAAGGCTGCAGGTTGGCTGGACAGTTCCTTTAGCTATAGGAAATCAGCAGGGATGAATGATGCTTCAGAAGATGCCACTCAAACATAG
- the LOC116204692 gene encoding tRNA pseudouridine(38/39) synthase isoform X5: MSASIGSDLIRSLQSEIVSLHNRVKELEEENAKLSTRLSECCCEKTRSNSNSVANGGNSVYENGAQIRKSNKTKKKKEYIAGTIEHLPKRYVALRVLYFGQRFYGFASEAQLDPTVESELFKALEKTRLLVGDRKKSQYSRCGRTDKGVSAVGQVIALFLRSNLKETNENDNMPCEFGQRQDGEIDYVRVLNRALPKDIRVTGWCPVPVGFSARFSCLSREYKYFFWRDDLNISAMEHAGKKFIGEHDFRNFCKMDAANVHHYRRHISSFELIPCNKSFDGNQLWVIKVTGSAFLWHQVRCMVAVLFMVGQGLESPQILEFLLDTDRTQRKPQYAMASEIPLVLQSCQFEGLTFTCSSDAFQALRIHLENECRAYELQAAMYHEALLNLLPEHDRTSLSSGTSKKVASHVPLISRPTELVLGGIAAELMGRN, from the exons ATGTCAGCTTCGATCGGTTCCGATTTGATAAGAAGCCTGCAGTCGGAGATCGTCTCTCTCCACAACAGAGTCAAG GAACTGGAAGAGGAGAACGCTAAGCTCTCAACTCGACTCTCAGAATGTTGCTGTGAAAAG ACGAGAAGCAATTCGAATTCTGTTGCCAATGGGGGGAATTCGGTCTATGAGAATGGAGCACAGATCAGGAAGAGTAATAAgaccaagaagaagaaag AATATATTGCAGGGACCATCGAACACCTTCCCAAAAGATATGTTGCTTTGCGAGTCTTGTATTTTGGGCAGAG GTTTTATGGGTTTGCTTCTGAGGCACAATTGGATCCAACTGTTGAG TCAGAGCTTTTTAAAGCTCTTGAAAAAACGAGACTTCTAGTTGGTGACAGGAAGAAGTCACAGTACTCAAGATGTGGCAGAACAGACAAAGGAGTTTCTGCAGTTGGGCAA GTGATTGCCTTGTTTCTGAGATCAAACCTGAAGGaaacaaatgaaaatgatAATATGCCCTGTGAGTTTGGCCAGCGGCAAGATG GTGAAATTGATTATGTGAGAGTATTAAATCGAGCCTTACCAAAAGATATTCGAGTGACGGGCTGGTGTCCTGTTCCAGTTGGTTTCAGTGCCAG GTTTAGCTGCTTGAGCAGGGAGTACAAATATTTCTTTTGGAGGGATGATCTGAATATCTCG GCAATGGAGCATGCAGGAAAGAAATTTATTGGGGAGCATGACTTCAGAAACTTTTGCAAGATGGATGCAGCAAATGTTCACCATTACAGGCGTCATATTTCATCGTTTGAGCTTATACCTTGCAATAAGAG CTTCGATGGAAATCAGCTCTGGGTAATTAAAGTTACTGGTAGTGCGTTCCTGTGGCACCAAGTCCGCTGCATGGTTGCTGTGCTCTTTATGGTTGGTCAAGGCCTTGAATCCCCACAG ATATTAGAATTCTTACTCGACACTGACAGAACACAGAGAAAACCACAGTATGCCATGGCCTCAGAGATTCCTTTAGTTCTGCAATCTTGTCAATTCGAAGGCCTCACATTTACCTGTTCTTCAG ATGCTTTTCAAGCATTGCGTATACACTTAGAGAATGAATGTCGAGCCTATGAACTCCAAGCAGCAATGTACCATGAGGCTCTACTTAATTTGCTTCCTGAACATG ATCGGACTTCATTGAGCAGTGGAACCAGTAAAAAGGTTGCTTCACATGTTCCTCTCATCTCACGCCCTACAGAGC TAGTTTTGGGTGGGATCGCCGCGGAGTTGATGGGACGCAATTGA